In Streptomyces longhuiensis, the following proteins share a genomic window:
- a CDS encoding bifunctional glycosyltransferase/CDP-glycerol:glycerophosphate glycerophosphotransferase: MPRFSVIVPVYKVQGYLRECLDSILTQSCTDIEVIAVDDCSPDNCGSIIDEYAALDSRVTAVHLPQNVGLGRARNAGVRHATGDYLLFLDSDDSYTPGALLAIDERLTATDGPDILVFDHVRTHWWGRGDRSMTADLLASAGTDTFDIVSSPQYLHLFLVAWNKAYRRDFFTGHGFTYQQGLYEDAPVTYQALMCARRIACLDRVCVEYLQRRRGAITRTPGRRHFDIFAQYSGLFAFLDSHPELRESRPHLFERMINHFLATLPLSERVLPEDRSAFYRETVAFHRRYKPDGFTPPDDAYRAQWRLIAHSPYPVFQAYALAERLGRASLRKKRKLCAATTRQVRRTYAGTQRRFRLDPNLAVYSASWHRGVLGDPAAIHEAARMLAPHIDAVWVVRPDAVAQLPSGIDYVTPDTPGYHRVTSRATYFVNNVDWTLGLVKRPGQIHVHTHEGTPLGHVGVDLLGRPAAKYRVDVRAQLRRADRWDFSLVSSPYAQQISDRACPCHFTSLPTGAPRNDVLVTGDRMRTVALRKRLGIPDGNTVVLYAPTRRDHRKSYVPRLDFEQLLRGLGPTVTLLVRLHPKDARAPFRGLQLRDLQRRGLLLDVTDEPSAVDMMLVSDALVTDYSSLMFDYANTDRPIIVHGDDWEAYRAARGAYFDVLADPPGHVTTSTDELADLFASGAWQDARSAALRADFRRRFCTYDDGHAAARVVSLVMLGRDHPSSVIPQQDARQLRQATRSALPDGTR, from the coding sequence GTGCCTCGTTTCAGCGTCATCGTCCCCGTCTACAAGGTCCAGGGCTACCTGCGCGAGTGCCTCGACTCGATCCTGACCCAGTCCTGCACCGACATCGAGGTCATCGCGGTCGACGACTGCTCACCCGACAACTGCGGCTCGATCATCGACGAGTACGCGGCGCTCGACAGCCGGGTCACGGCGGTCCACCTGCCTCAGAACGTCGGCCTCGGCCGGGCACGCAACGCGGGGGTCCGTCACGCGACGGGTGACTACCTGCTCTTCCTCGACAGCGACGACAGCTACACGCCCGGGGCGCTGCTGGCCATCGACGAGCGGCTGACCGCCACCGACGGCCCTGACATCCTCGTGTTCGACCATGTGCGCACGCACTGGTGGGGCCGTGGCGACAGGAGCATGACGGCGGATCTGCTCGCCTCCGCGGGTACGGACACGTTCGACATCGTGAGCAGTCCCCAGTATCTGCATCTGTTCCTGGTGGCCTGGAACAAGGCGTACCGCCGCGACTTCTTCACGGGCCACGGATTCACCTACCAGCAAGGTCTCTACGAGGACGCCCCGGTCACCTATCAGGCGCTGATGTGCGCCCGCCGCATCGCGTGTCTCGACCGGGTGTGCGTCGAGTATCTGCAGCGCAGACGTGGTGCGATCACCCGCACGCCGGGACGCAGGCACTTCGACATCTTCGCCCAGTACTCGGGGTTGTTCGCGTTTCTCGACAGCCACCCGGAACTGCGCGAGTCGAGGCCGCACCTCTTCGAGCGGATGATCAACCACTTCCTGGCGACGCTGCCGCTCAGCGAGCGAGTGCTGCCCGAGGACCGGTCCGCCTTCTACCGAGAGACGGTGGCCTTCCACCGGCGCTACAAGCCGGACGGTTTCACTCCGCCGGACGATGCCTACCGCGCCCAGTGGCGCCTGATCGCCCACAGCCCCTACCCCGTGTTCCAGGCATACGCGCTGGCCGAGCGGCTGGGGCGCGCGTCCCTCCGCAAGAAGCGCAAACTGTGCGCGGCGACCACCCGGCAGGTCCGGCGCACCTACGCCGGGACCCAGCGCCGGTTCCGTCTTGATCCGAACCTCGCCGTGTACTCGGCCTCCTGGCATCGCGGTGTTCTCGGCGATCCGGCGGCCATCCATGAGGCGGCCCGGATGCTGGCCCCGCACATCGACGCGGTGTGGGTGGTGCGGCCGGACGCGGTGGCGCAGTTGCCGAGCGGCATCGACTACGTCACCCCGGACACACCGGGCTACCACCGGGTGACGAGCCGCGCCACATACTTCGTCAACAACGTCGACTGGACACTCGGCCTGGTGAAGCGCCCTGGGCAGATCCACGTCCACACCCATGAGGGGACACCTCTGGGGCACGTGGGCGTCGACCTGCTCGGCCGTCCGGCCGCCAAGTATCGCGTCGATGTCCGCGCCCAGCTACGGCGCGCGGACCGCTGGGACTTCAGCCTGGTCTCCAGTCCGTACGCGCAGCAGATCTCGGACCGCGCCTGTCCCTGTCACTTCACCTCACTGCCGACCGGCGCCCCGCGCAACGACGTGCTGGTGACGGGTGACCGGATGCGGACGGTCGCCCTGCGCAAACGGCTCGGAATCCCGGACGGCAACACCGTCGTGCTCTACGCCCCGACCCGGCGCGACCACCGCAAGTCGTACGTCCCGCGGCTCGACTTCGAACAGCTGCTGCGGGGGCTCGGGCCGACGGTCACCCTGCTCGTCCGGTTGCACCCGAAGGACGCACGGGCCCCGTTCCGCGGTCTGCAGCTGCGCGACCTCCAGCGGCGCGGGCTGCTCCTCGACGTCACCGACGAGCCCTCGGCTGTGGACATGATGCTCGTCTCCGACGCCCTCGTGACCGACTACTCGTCCCTGATGTTCGACTACGCCAACACCGACCGCCCGATCATCGTCCACGGCGACGACTGGGAGGCGTACCGGGCGGCCCGCGGCGCCTACTTCGATGTGCTCGCCGACCCGCCGGGCCATGTCACCACCAGCACCGACGAGTTGGCGGATCTGTTCGCCTCCGGGGCATGGCAGGATGCGCGCTCCGCGGCTCTGCGCGCCGACTTCCGCCGGCGGTTCTGCACCTACGACGACGGGCACGCGGCTGCCCGGGTGGTCTCCCTGGTCATGCTCGGCCGGGACCACCCCTCGTCGGTCATTCCCCAGCAGGACGCGCGACAGCTCCGACAGGCCACGCGCTCCGCTCTTCCGGACGGCACACGCTGA